One Sodalinema gerasimenkoae IPPAS B-353 DNA segment encodes these proteins:
- a CDS encoding class I SAM-dependent methyltransferase, with translation MATFLRELSYRHQWLYDSISRTAALSVGGEDRFRTLAFKDLEIDADTAILDLCCGSGQTTQYLVQVSDAVVGLDASPRSLERAQANVPQAQYVEAFAQDLPFEDNRFDLVHTSAALHEMTPDTLNRIIWEVFRVLKPGGIFAIADFHRPTNPLFWLGLAPFFWLFETETAWRFVEIDLLGLLSAVGFQRCDRQLYGGGSLQIIQGYK, from the coding sequence ATGGCAACTTTTCTTCGTGAGCTGAGCTACCGACATCAATGGCTCTATGATAGTATTTCCCGCACTGCCGCATTGAGCGTGGGTGGAGAAGATCGCTTCCGAACGTTAGCCTTTAAGGACTTAGAAATTGACGCTGACACCGCCATTTTAGATCTCTGTTGTGGCAGTGGACAAACCACTCAGTATTTAGTTCAGGTTTCCGATGCTGTAGTTGGCTTAGATGCCTCCCCTCGCTCCCTTGAACGGGCCCAAGCCAATGTTCCCCAAGCCCAGTATGTCGAAGCTTTTGCCCAAGATCTCCCGTTTGAGGATAATCGCTTCGATCTTGTTCATACCAGTGCTGCCTTACATGAGATGACCCCTGACACTCTCAATCGGATTATTTGGGAAGTTTTTCGAGTGCTTAAACCGGGAGGAATTTTTGCCATTGCCGATTTTCACCGACCGACGAATCCCCTATTTTGGCTAGGACTGGCTCCCTTTTTCTGGCTCTTTGAAACAGAAACGGCTTGGCGGTTTGTTGAAATTGACCTCTTGGGGTTGCTATCGGCAGTTGGCTTTCAGCGGTGCGATCGGCAACTGTATGGGGGCGGGAGTTTGCAGATTATTCAGGGGTATAAATGA
- a CDS encoding AI-2E family transporter — MTKRLISLSLPNIIVIAAVVLALFVLWQLQSLMLILMISVVLAASLAPVVDFSEKMLRLPRWLATILTYVSLISVLTSVVLIIGPPVFEQIERLVRQLPKLSEEVLSAVELAIMHVTDARPELVLELFDTQSITRWVIGSSQQLVLRSYSITRGILGAAFSLILSLFISGYMVADSRKLVRSVVQLFPQPWEDRLADQSKVVGQRMGGYIRGRVLVSIILAVATSTVLTILGLKDFALGLGAIAGVTNLIPFVGPILGAIPALIVAIAQGGWLVLWVLLLFVVIQNLETYVLDPLLVGNSVGVHPLFQLLSVLGGAQVLGIIGALIVPPWFAGASALVENLYLRPKRIAEAQNESAAIAVSAAPVPSQRS; from the coding sequence ATGACCAAGCGATTGATTTCGCTATCCCTACCGAACATCATTGTGATTGCGGCCGTTGTTCTGGCCCTGTTTGTGCTTTGGCAACTGCAAAGCCTGATGCTGATCTTAATGATCTCCGTTGTGTTGGCAGCCTCCCTGGCCCCAGTGGTGGATTTTAGCGAGAAGATGCTACGGCTTCCTCGCTGGCTGGCAACCATTTTGACCTACGTGAGTCTCATCTCTGTCTTAACGAGTGTGGTGTTGATTATTGGGCCACCCGTCTTTGAACAGATTGAGCGTTTGGTGCGACAGTTGCCAAAACTCTCGGAAGAGGTCTTGTCAGCGGTTGAATTAGCAATTATGCACGTCACCGATGCTCGCCCCGAGTTAGTGTTGGAACTGTTTGATACCCAGTCCATTACGCGCTGGGTGATCGGCTCCTCTCAACAACTGGTGTTGCGGTCTTACAGTATTACCCGAGGGATTCTTGGGGCAGCCTTTAGTCTAATTCTGTCCCTATTTATTTCCGGCTATATGGTGGCTGACAGTCGCAAGCTGGTTCGTAGTGTGGTGCAATTGTTCCCTCAACCCTGGGAGGATCGACTGGCGGATCAGTCAAAAGTCGTGGGACAACGGATGGGAGGCTATATTCGCGGTCGAGTCCTCGTCTCGATTATTTTGGCGGTGGCGACGTCCACGGTGTTAACGATTTTGGGCTTGAAAGATTTTGCCTTGGGGTTAGGGGCGATCGCCGGAGTCACTAATTTGATTCCTTTCGTAGGACCAATTCTCGGGGCGATTCCCGCTTTGATTGTGGCGATCGCCCAAGGAGGATGGTTAGTCCTCTGGGTGTTGCTGCTGTTTGTGGTGATCCAAAACCTGGAAACCTATGTTTTAGATCCCCTTCTAGTGGGCAATTCGGTGGGGGTTCATCCCCTATTTCAACTGCTCTCAGTGCTAGGGGGGGCCCAAGTCCTAGGCATTATTGGCGCCTTGATTGTTCCCCCCTGGTTTGCGGGAGCTTCCGCCTTAGTGGAAAATCTCTATTTACGCCCGAAACGGATTGCAGAAGCCCAAAATGAAAGTGCGGCGATCGCAGTCTCGGCGGCCCCGGTTCCGAGTCAACGGTCTTAG
- a CDS encoding ankyrin repeat domain-containing protein has product MTPSSAHHQLLEAAKHGDLENLERCLKQQVDPNLGDRHGTTPLMFAACGGSVRLIQMLIEAGADVNQRRDTFGVTALMLAAANHQREAVAALLEANADVNLGNEDGSTALMAAVMKGDTAIAHLLLDAGADVNHRDDQGDTPLHLAFQKNYPSLVETLLKLGADANTPTPDGTPILAKASEQGHGAIVEHLIGAGADVDASNAHGATALTLATEAGHSRIVQQLLQAGANPNHRNQDGSTPLMVAAATNDRTIVESLLDAGAMLEAEDAEGETALNWAVVEAQTAMVDLLLQRGAIAQRSNRLGDTPLFVAVLQQQPEMVRLLLDAGADVNSGPPQDSPLLVAAAQQNIAMVRQLLNAGADRFAQDSHGQTALHLAARYNNTDLLALLLADGSTCDPQDETGSTPLMWAAHFGHLAALRSLLEAGANLDLKNKGGHTALSIAEYNHNHGAVEILKHPPSTR; this is encoded by the coding sequence TTGACACCATCTTCTGCCCACCACCAACTCCTCGAAGCTGCCAAACATGGCGATCTTGAGAACCTAGAACGCTGCCTGAAGCAGCAGGTGGATCCCAACTTAGGCGATCGCCATGGTACAACGCCTCTGATGTTTGCCGCCTGCGGAGGTTCTGTGAGACTGATTCAGATGCTGATTGAGGCTGGGGCCGATGTCAATCAGCGACGAGACACCTTTGGAGTAACAGCCCTCATGTTAGCGGCGGCGAACCATCAACGCGAGGCCGTGGCGGCACTCCTCGAAGCCAACGCCGATGTCAATCTCGGGAATGAAGATGGCAGTACGGCTCTCATGGCCGCGGTGATGAAAGGAGATACGGCGATCGCCCATCTGCTCCTCGATGCCGGAGCCGATGTGAATCACCGGGATGACCAGGGTGATACGCCTCTCCATTTAGCCTTTCAAAAAAATTATCCCTCCCTGGTAGAAACCTTATTGAAGCTGGGGGCAGATGCCAATACCCCAACTCCCGATGGAACCCCAATTTTGGCCAAAGCATCTGAACAGGGCCATGGGGCGATCGTGGAGCATCTGATTGGGGCCGGTGCGGATGTAGATGCTTCCAATGCTCATGGGGCCACCGCCTTAACCCTAGCCACGGAAGCTGGCCATAGCCGCATTGTTCAACAACTGCTTCAGGCCGGGGCCAACCCCAATCATCGGAACCAGGATGGTAGTACCCCCTTAATGGTAGCGGCGGCGACCAACGATCGCACCATTGTGGAATCGTTGCTGGATGCAGGTGCAATGTTGGAAGCCGAGGATGCCGAAGGAGAAACGGCTCTCAACTGGGCTGTAGTAGAAGCCCAAACTGCGATGGTTGATTTATTGTTACAACGGGGGGCGATCGCCCAACGCAGTAACCGTCTAGGGGATACGCCTTTATTTGTTGCCGTTCTGCAACAGCAACCGGAAATGGTGCGTCTTCTCCTTGATGCCGGGGCCGATGTGAACAGCGGTCCCCCTCAGGACTCCCCCCTATTAGTGGCCGCCGCACAACAAAATATTGCGATGGTGCGCCAACTCCTCAACGCCGGAGCCGATCGCTTCGCTCAGGATAGCCATGGGCAAACTGCCCTTCATCTCGCGGCCCGCTACAATAATACGGATCTCCTGGCCCTACTGTTGGCCGATGGCAGCACCTGCGATCCTCAGGATGAAACGGGGTCCACTCCCTTGATGTGGGCGGCCCATTTTGGCCACCTAGCGGCCCTGCGATCGCTCCTAGAGGCCGGGGCTAATCTCGACCTAAAAAATAAGGGTGGTCACACAGCTCTCTCCATTGCCGAGTACAATCACAATCACGGGGCAGTTGAGATTCTCAAACATCCCCCATCCACCCGCTAA
- a CDS encoding S8 family serine peptidase, with translation MSQVADDLTLQRSGETLALKKTENRFTARPQQPEVMSSLAQQVAAECLNQVPVGSRTEAVLLEFEVSDSANLTAVMDQTRDRPDVAFVSHVYALVDNPGTLVYLADDLTVQFADSVSDEARQALAQGLGLGDETHLVGLENAFIYRVTREATENPIKIANRLIEREDVLAAEPNIVVYSALSYRPSDRYYPQQWYLNHSGGPGLAQGSHISAEAAWDITRGDRSVVVAVADDAIDLNHPDFQGIGKIVAPRDFRNTDDFLPLPVRETDNHGTACAGVCLAEENGEGIVGIAHGCALMPLATTGYLDDRSIDELFDWAIDRGASVISCSWGASAVYFRLSMRQQAALSRAARVGRNGKGCVVVFAAGNANRPTQGEINEQGWTKNILSGTTKWLSGFAAHPEVIAVSACTSLNQKAAYSNWGQDISVCAPSNNAPPGIWLQETGYVSTAPVINKALAGKGIFTSDRVGNKGYADGDYTSGFGGTSSACPLVAGVAALILSVNPHLTAAEVKRILEETADKIVDEGTDPQLGTRFGQYDGDGHSKWFGYGKVNAYKAVLAAQQKAQSPLSITRRLRGSNDRQMSIPDNTTEGVTSPIRVRDDLAILELEIKVELEHSDWGDLEILLLVPNRAAVMLQGRGTRGQGQFSRTYDFTTTPQLKRLFKAPAEGTWQLQVRDRAAGDTGVLKFWQLTIGLGT, from the coding sequence GTGTCCCAAGTGGCAGATGATTTAACACTGCAACGCTCAGGCGAAACCCTCGCCCTCAAGAAAACTGAGAATCGCTTTACTGCCCGTCCGCAACAGCCCGAGGTGATGTCGAGTTTAGCGCAACAGGTGGCGGCGGAGTGTTTGAATCAAGTCCCTGTGGGATCCCGTACTGAGGCGGTGTTACTAGAGTTTGAGGTCTCGGATTCGGCCAACTTAACGGCGGTGATGGATCAGACGCGCGATCGCCCGGATGTGGCCTTTGTCAGTCATGTCTATGCCCTGGTGGACAATCCTGGAACCCTGGTCTATTTAGCGGATGACCTAACGGTTCAGTTTGCTGACTCGGTCAGCGATGAGGCGCGTCAGGCTCTGGCGCAGGGGTTGGGACTTGGGGATGAGACCCATCTGGTAGGGTTAGAGAATGCCTTTATTTATCGGGTAACCCGAGAGGCCACAGAAAACCCGATTAAAATTGCTAATCGTCTCATTGAACGAGAGGATGTTCTGGCCGCTGAACCCAATATTGTGGTTTACAGTGCCCTGAGTTATCGACCGAGCGATCGCTATTATCCTCAACAGTGGTATCTCAACCATAGTGGCGGCCCAGGACTGGCTCAGGGATCTCATATCTCCGCCGAAGCGGCTTGGGATATCACGCGGGGCGATCGCAGTGTGGTGGTGGCGGTTGCCGATGATGCCATTGATTTAAACCACCCCGACTTTCAAGGAATTGGTAAAATCGTTGCCCCCCGCGATTTCCGTAATACTGATGATTTCCTGCCGTTACCGGTGCGAGAAACGGATAATCATGGCACCGCTTGTGCAGGGGTCTGTTTAGCCGAAGAAAACGGTGAAGGCATTGTGGGCATTGCCCATGGTTGCGCCCTGATGCCTTTGGCGACGACAGGCTATTTAGATGACCGTTCGATTGATGAATTGTTTGACTGGGCCATCGACCGGGGGGCCTCAGTCATCTCCTGTAGTTGGGGAGCAAGTGCGGTCTATTTCCGCCTCTCAATGCGACAGCAGGCGGCCCTGAGTCGCGCTGCTCGGGTGGGACGCAATGGGAAAGGTTGCGTGGTAGTCTTTGCGGCGGGGAATGCCAATCGCCCCACTCAGGGTGAGATCAATGAACAGGGTTGGACGAAAAATATTCTCTCAGGAACCACCAAATGGCTCAGTGGCTTTGCGGCTCATCCTGAGGTGATTGCGGTGTCTGCCTGTACGAGCTTAAATCAGAAGGCGGCTTATAGTAATTGGGGGCAAGACATTTCCGTGTGTGCCCCCAGCAACAATGCGCCTCCGGGGATTTGGCTTCAGGAAACCGGCTATGTGAGTACCGCTCCTGTGATTAACAAGGCCTTAGCCGGGAAAGGAATTTTTACGAGCGATCGCGTTGGCAACAAGGGCTATGCTGACGGAGACTACACCAGTGGTTTTGGGGGCACTTCCAGTGCTTGTCCGTTGGTAGCTGGGGTGGCGGCGTTAATATTATCGGTGAATCCCCATCTCACGGCGGCTGAAGTCAAACGAATTTTAGAGGAGACCGCCGACAAAATTGTTGATGAGGGGACTGATCCTCAATTGGGCACTCGCTTTGGCCAATATGATGGTGACGGTCACTCAAAATGGTTTGGTTATGGCAAAGTGAATGCCTATAAGGCGGTTCTGGCCGCTCAACAGAAAGCTCAATCCCCCCTATCGATCACACGGCGACTTCGCGGCAGCAATGATCGTCAGATGTCTATCCCCGATAATACGACGGAGGGAGTCACCAGTCCGATTCGGGTTCGCGATGATCTGGCAATTCTGGAGTTAGAGATCAAAGTTGAACTTGAGCATTCAGATTGGGGCGATCTTGAAATTCTTCTATTAGTCCCAAACCGTGCGGCGGTGATGCTACAAGGGCGGGGAACTCGTGGCCAGGGACAATTTTCACGCACCTATGATTTTACGACAACTCCTCAGTTGAAGCGATTGTTTAAAGCCCCCGCTGAGGGAACCTGGCAATTACAGGTTCGCGATCGCGCTGCCGGAGATACGGGAGTGCTGAAGTTCTGGCAGTTAACGATTGGCTTGGGCACATAA
- a CDS encoding ferredoxin: MMDAPNPKQQSSQDRSGWEPELGGVLREYPERSGFEPELGGALREKGVYVDEVTCIGCKHCAHVARNTFYIEPDYGRARVVNQDGESEEVIQEAIDTCPVNCIHWVEYKELKQLEAERRHQVIPIAGFPVARGAVVAAQRRKRQQDASP, translated from the coding sequence ATGATGGATGCCCCAAATCCAAAACAGCAATCATCTCAAGACCGTTCTGGCTGGGAACCGGAACTCGGAGGAGTTCTGCGAGAGTATCCGGAACGGTCTGGATTTGAGCCAGAATTAGGTGGGGCGCTCCGTGAAAAGGGCGTTTATGTGGATGAAGTCACCTGTATTGGCTGTAAGCATTGCGCCCATGTTGCCCGTAATACCTTCTATATTGAGCCGGATTACGGACGCGCACGAGTGGTCAATCAGGATGGTGAGTCGGAAGAGGTAATCCAAGAGGCGATTGATACCTGTCCAGTGAATTGTATTCATTGGGTTGAGTATAAGGAGTTAAAACAACTGGAGGCGGAACGCCGCCATCAGGTGATTCCCATTGCAGGATTTCCAGTCGCACGCGGGGCGGTTGTCGCCGCTCAACGCCGTAAACGTCAACAAGACGCATCCCCTTAA
- the psaM gene encoding photosystem I reaction center subunit XII, translating to MSDVQVLAALVVAIIPGILAFRLSTELYK from the coding sequence ATGTCTGATGTTCAAGTCTTAGCCGCTTTAGTCGTTGCTATCATTCCCGGTATCCTGGCATTCCGCCTGTCGACGGAACTTTATAAGTAA
- a CDS encoding SgcJ/EcaC family oxidoreductase, giving the protein MHVNALLSTLSASLLLTLTPLVAQSSESPTCAEASEEDVAALFDRWNESLATLDPDEVAANYSSDAVLLATLSNEPRNTPELIRDYFVDFLSQQPQGVIDHRTITLECNVAHDVGIYTFTLQDEEGNSSEAMARYSYIYRYQDGEWLIEHHHSSLMPEPVSAE; this is encoded by the coding sequence ATGCACGTAAACGCTTTATTGTCAACCCTATCAGCAAGCCTATTGCTGACCCTGACTCCCTTAGTTGCTCAGAGTTCCGAATCTCCCACCTGTGCCGAAGCCAGTGAAGAGGATGTGGCCGCTCTCTTTGACCGTTGGAATGAGTCCCTGGCTACCTTAGATCCCGATGAGGTTGCAGCCAACTATAGTTCTGATGCTGTACTACTTGCCACATTGTCCAACGAGCCACGAAATACTCCGGAGTTGATTCGCGACTATTTTGTAGACTTTTTGAGCCAACAACCTCAAGGAGTCATTGACCATCGAACCATTACGCTCGAGTGTAATGTTGCCCACGACGTGGGGATTTATACATTCACCTTGCAGGATGAAGAAGGAAACTCCAGCGAGGCCATGGCTCGCTATTCCTATATCTATCGTTACCAGGATGGTGAGTGGTTAATCGAACACCACCATTCCTCCCTGATGCCTGAACCGGTATCGGCCGAGTAG
- the ndk gene encoding nucleoside-diphosphate kinase, with protein MERTFLMIKPDGVQRGLVGEVVRRFEAKGFTLVGLKLMSVSKELAEQHYDVHRDKPFFKGLVDFITSSPVVAMVWEGDGVVAGARTVIGATNPLTADPGTIRGDFGLNIGRNLIHGSDAVETANREIDLWFSEGELVNWTPAMKPWLEE; from the coding sequence TTGGAACGAACATTTTTAATGATTAAGCCCGATGGTGTACAACGGGGACTCGTGGGCGAGGTCGTTCGCCGCTTTGAAGCCAAGGGCTTTACTCTAGTTGGACTGAAACTGATGTCCGTGAGTAAGGAACTGGCCGAACAACATTATGACGTTCACCGGGATAAGCCCTTTTTCAAAGGACTGGTGGACTTTATTACCTCCTCCCCTGTGGTGGCAATGGTCTGGGAAGGTGACGGCGTGGTTGCCGGGGCCCGGACTGTGATCGGGGCAACGAACCCCCTCACGGCCGATCCTGGTACGATTCGCGGCGATTTTGGCTTGAATATCGGACGCAATCTTATTCACGGCTCCGATGCGGTGGAAACCGCCAATCGGGAAATTGACCTATGGTTCTCTGAAGGGGAACTGGTCAACTGGACTCCGGCGATGAAACCTTGGTTAGAAGAGTAG
- a CDS encoding phosphoribosyltransferase — translation MTTPIFRDRLDAGQHLAELLMAYRQRQDVLVLGLPRGGVPVAAAVAEALEVELDLCLVRKLGFPNNPELAMGAMTWGGEIIRNPQVLGSSQISPEEFEAVVAQERRELERRAQRYRGDRPPLQVRDRMVILVDDGVATGATMLAAIASLESQSPRRLIVAVPLAAPSIVEVLRERVDEVICAATPHPFRYLGLWYEQFFPTSDDEVCQLLDASSSSSDSTSDSDSNS, via the coding sequence ATGACTACTCCCATCTTTCGCGATCGCCTCGATGCCGGACAGCATTTAGCGGAGCTGTTAATGGCCTATCGTCAACGTCAGGATGTTTTGGTCTTAGGATTGCCCCGAGGGGGAGTTCCGGTGGCCGCAGCGGTGGCTGAGGCCCTTGAGGTGGAGTTGGATCTCTGTCTGGTTCGTAAACTGGGGTTTCCTAACAATCCTGAGTTGGCGATGGGGGCTATGACTTGGGGTGGGGAAATTATCCGCAATCCTCAGGTCTTAGGGTCATCCCAGATTAGCCCTGAGGAGTTTGAAGCGGTGGTTGCCCAAGAACGCCGTGAGTTAGAACGTCGGGCCCAGCGTTATCGGGGCGATCGCCCGCCTCTGCAAGTCCGCGATCGCATGGTTATTCTCGTCGATGATGGCGTGGCGACGGGGGCAACTATGCTCGCTGCGATCGCCAGTCTGGAGTCTCAAAGTCCCAGACGCCTGATTGTGGCCGTTCCCCTGGCCGCCCCCTCGATTGTCGAGGTTCTGCGTGAGCGGGTTGATGAGGTGATCTGTGCGGCCACTCCTCATCCTTTCCGGTATTTAGGACTCTGGTACGAACAGTTTTTCCCGACCTCCGATGACGAAGTTTGTCAGTTACTCGACGCGTCATCCTCCTCCTCAGATTCTACGTCTGACTCTGACTCCAACAGTTGA
- a CDS encoding acyl-CoA dehydrogenase codes for MTVTSSPLDITERYLDEFVSPQANLIDHDSQALQTAFQGLGDRALLTLRADNQVLFRRFQETISRYSGALAFLQTQHQSAAAMIARSPNTALKGEYLPYLAQGERRVGVGFSHLRRPGTPPMQAHAVPGGYQLQGFVPWITGWTLFDSFILGAMLPDGTSVFGMMPFESTQDDQGGELKLSPPLEMAALTSTNTVTAEVTHWFLADDQVLFLKPPNWMHHNSQTNVLHHGFFALGCARAGLDILHQAAERKDLPFLKTTWTRLDAELQACRQAFFESEGEGVTSYGDRLRLRAWAIDLAGRCSYGAVAASGGAANSLGHPAQRVYREALVYAVSGQTCDVMEATLNRLSSAEFCPETGA; via the coding sequence ATGACTGTTACCTCCTCTCCCCTTGATATCACAGAACGCTATTTAGACGAGTTTGTCTCCCCCCAAGCCAATCTCATTGATCACGATTCCCAAGCCTTGCAGACTGCCTTTCAGGGACTCGGAGATCGCGCGCTCCTCACCTTGCGGGCCGATAACCAAGTCCTCTTCCGTCGCTTCCAAGAAACCATTTCCCGTTATTCGGGTGCCCTAGCCTTCCTGCAAACCCAACATCAAAGCGCAGCGGCAATGATTGCCCGCAGCCCTAATACTGCCTTAAAGGGGGAGTATTTGCCCTATTTAGCCCAGGGAGAACGACGGGTTGGGGTGGGCTTTTCCCATCTACGTCGCCCAGGAACGCCCCCCATGCAAGCCCATGCTGTTCCCGGGGGCTATCAGCTACAAGGCTTTGTTCCCTGGATTACCGGCTGGACTTTGTTTGACTCCTTTATTCTCGGGGCCATGCTGCCCGACGGAACCTCGGTCTTTGGCATGATGCCCTTTGAAAGCACTCAAGATGACCAGGGGGGAGAACTCAAACTTAGTCCCCCCCTAGAGATGGCGGCCCTAACCTCCACCAACACCGTCACCGCCGAAGTGACACACTGGTTTTTAGCCGATGACCAGGTGCTATTCCTGAAACCTCCTAATTGGATGCACCATAACAGTCAGACCAATGTGCTTCATCATGGCTTTTTTGCCCTGGGTTGCGCCCGCGCAGGTTTAGATATCCTCCATCAGGCGGCCGAACGTAAAGACTTACCCTTTCTTAAAACCACCTGGACTCGCCTGGACGCTGAACTGCAAGCCTGTCGTCAAGCCTTCTTTGAGAGTGAGGGAGAAGGGGTGACCTCCTATGGCGATCGCCTGAGGCTGCGGGCCTGGGCCATTGATTTAGCCGGCCGTTGTAGCTATGGCGCTGTGGCAGCTTCGGGAGGGGCGGCCAATAGTTTGGGACATCCGGCCCAACGGGTGTATCGAGAAGCCCTGGTATATGCGGTTTCTGGTCAAACTTGCGATGTGATGGAAGCCACCCTCAATCGTCTCAGTTCCGCTGAATTTTGCCCTGAAACAGGAGCGTAA
- a CDS encoding aspartate aminotransferase family protein gives MTLDKPTPASYDPADFDQYVMKTYGRFPIALTHGDGCRVWDAQEKEYLDFVAGIATCTLGHAHPTMIEAVNRQIQTLHHVSNLYYIPPQGALAKWLVEHSCGDRAFFCNSGAEANEGAIKLARKYAHTVRGIDNPTIITAKASFHGRTLATITATGQPKYQKNFNPLVPGFVYSPYNDIEALEATVNELDAQTPQVAAILLEALQGEGGVRPGDVAFFQRVRQLCDEKGILLILDEVQVGVGRTGKIWGYENLGIEPDIFTSAKGLGGGIPIGAMLCKSSCDVFEPGDHASTFGGNPFACGVALSVCQMLDQPGFLENICERGEQLGQGLGAIARQFPDIIVDVRGWGLIRGLELKEDLELTSIMVVKAAMEAGLLLVPAGPKVVRFVPPLIVSQAEIDRALEILTAALSSLV, from the coding sequence ATGACCCTTGATAAACCCACCCCAGCCTCTTACGATCCCGCTGACTTTGACCAGTATGTGATGAAGACCTATGGGCGCTTCCCCATTGCGCTCACCCATGGAGATGGCTGTCGGGTTTGGGATGCTCAGGAGAAGGAGTATTTAGACTTTGTGGCCGGCATCGCCACCTGTACCCTCGGCCATGCTCACCCGACGATGATTGAGGCGGTGAATCGACAGATTCAAACCCTGCACCATGTCTCGAACCTGTACTACATTCCCCCCCAAGGTGCGTTAGCCAAATGGCTAGTGGAGCATTCCTGTGGCGATCGCGCTTTTTTCTGTAACTCCGGGGCAGAAGCCAACGAGGGGGCCATTAAACTGGCTCGTAAGTACGCTCACACCGTGCGAGGAATTGACAATCCCACCATTATTACCGCCAAAGCTAGTTTCCACGGACGCACCCTGGCCACCATTACTGCCACCGGCCAGCCCAAATATCAAAAGAACTTTAACCCCTTAGTTCCTGGCTTTGTCTATAGCCCCTATAACGACATTGAGGCCCTAGAAGCGACCGTCAATGAGTTAGATGCCCAAACCCCACAGGTGGCGGCCATTCTCCTCGAAGCCCTCCAGGGAGAGGGAGGAGTTCGTCCCGGAGATGTGGCCTTTTTCCAACGGGTGCGCCAACTCTGTGATGAGAAGGGTATTTTGCTCATTCTCGATGAAGTGCAGGTGGGAGTGGGCCGTACAGGCAAAATCTGGGGCTATGAAAATCTAGGCATTGAACCGGATATATTCACCAGTGCCAAAGGTCTCGGAGGGGGCATCCCCATTGGCGCGATGCTGTGCAAGTCAAGCTGTGATGTCTTTGAACCCGGAGATCATGCCAGTACCTTTGGGGGCAATCCCTTCGCCTGTGGGGTGGCTCTCTCGGTGTGCCAGATGTTGGATCAACCGGGATTTTTGGAAAATATCTGTGAGCGCGGGGAACAGTTGGGCCAAGGCTTAGGGGCGATCGCCCGTCAGTTCCCGGACATCATTGTGGATGTACGCGGTTGGGGACTCATTCGCGGTCTCGAACTCAAGGAAGACCTGGAATTAACCTCAATTATGGTGGTTAAGGCAGCAATGGAAGCTGGTTTATTACTGGTTCCCGCCGGGCCCAAGGTGGTGCGCTTTGTTCCGCCCTTGATTGTCTCCCAGGCTGAGATTGATCGCGCTCTGGAGATTCTGACCGCAGCCCTATCGTCGTTAGTATAA